The following nucleotide sequence is from Cyanobium sp. AMD-g.
TCAACGCTGAATCACTCAATTTAAGAACAGTTTCCGCCATTCAGACCGCAGCACCGGGAACTTTCTCCACACAAGATTTGCAGGGGAAGGCCGCTCTTAATCCAGATCTCTCGGCGACCTTCGGGGCAGGAACGCTAGCCAGCCAACTTATCAATGTCGGCGATGGTAGCCAACAAAGATGGCAAGTAAAAAGTATATCAACATCCAACCCTACTCTTAACTCGGCACGACAGAACGTTACGTCCTCAAGCTTTGGAACCGTTAACACTGGAAACTTTACAGTTTCAGTCGGATCAAGCACGATTGCGGCGCGTACTGGGGAGATCACATTTACAGTTGAAGGCTATGCCTATCAAGGAGGCAACAAGGTAGCCACGGCAACACTCAGGAAAACATTTGAAGTTGTACCTAAATGCCAAGACAGAAGCCTAAATGGCTACAATTCAGTGTGGGGAAATGATACGAGGAAATGCACCTTAGGACTTGGCCTTTTATTTCTTGCGGGTGCGGCAAACAACGGCACTGGCACTTTCGACGTCACAGGGAATGCCACCAAGCTCAATGTTACCCCTACCTGCATTACTCCCACAGGAACATGCACCCCATTTGACTTAACGTATAACCCCATTGTCTATACGCCACCAGCTGTTGACCGAGCGCTACCACTGCTAACGACAAATCTACAGAATGTCGTCAATAAATGCCAAAGGTCATCCGCAACCTATCTTGGAAATGCAACATGCAATTTCACAAATACTGTAGATTACAATAAGACCTCACCATTAAGTACCAACAATTTCGCAGCATGGCCTTTGGCGCTGAGAAACATCTGTGCGCAGGAAACAATCAGCGGCAAATTAATTACCGTATGCAGCTTCAATAGATTAACCAATTCAAGCAATCTAAGATTTGATACTGCGGGTGGGCCGATTCGCTTCTTTTTCCCGAACCCAGACATTAACGCTACGACCCCAACCGTGACAAACGGAAGCGGCGGTAATAGTATTTCCCAAATCAACACAACAACTGCTGCCCCTGTGGCAGGCGATTTTGCTTGGTTCGGGTGCAACATAACCCAGTGTCCTACAATGCCTTTTAATGATGGGAAATCACCCAACGCACAAGTGTACGCGCAGAAGTTTGAAATCGACGTAGGCAATGGATCTTTTGGTCCAGGGTTTACCTATTTCCCCTATGGTCTTCTCTTCGCAGGAGGCTCTGGCGGTTTCCAGGGAGCTGCTTGGCAAAACGGCTTTGACACTCAAGGGAGTACAACCTTGAATGGAACTCAAGCAGATCTGGACAGCATCGCTGCCTTGATGGGAATCACTGGTGAAGTCGGGCAGGAGAGCACCCCACCATTGATTGATTATATTTTACGCTCTGTGAGAGAGTTTAGATTCTTCTAGCTATGGATTACTTTCCTGCTTTTTCCCTCAACAAGGATCATCGGCTGCACCGTGCGTCTAACGGTAGAGGCTTTACGCTAATAGAGCTGCTGGCATCCACATTGATTATAGTCATCGTCGTAGCAGGAACCGCCAACCTCTTCATTCGATCCAACCAAGTATCCGCCTCAACAAATCGACGCTTTTCGCTTCAAGCACTGGTAGATCAAGACCTTGCCAGCATACAGCGTTTGAATGATCGCTACACATGTGCCAGCGGAACGGCGTGTGTAATTGCATCTGGAGATCCTACAAGAACAGGCTATTTCCC
It contains:
- a CDS encoding prepilin-type N-terminal cleavage/methylation domain-containing protein, coding for MDYFPAFSLNKDHRLHRASNGRGFTLIELLASTLIIVIVVAGTANLFIRSNQVSASTNRRFSLQALVDQDLASIQRLNDRYTCASGTACVIASGDPTRTGYFPDATNATSVAFFVNRCNYSAGDLVTGLAGLIGSNLPSPAGVTRTILSDGANGATNTTQRGAHRYRVNYSITDTGELLRSVEFVPTAVSWCP